CAGCGAAGTGCAGGAGTTCGTAGGTGAGCTCGTCATGGTTCTGCAGGGCATGCACGAGCGAGGCTTGGTCGACGCCGATTTCCCGGGACAGGCGGAGGGTCAGCCGCAGGAACTCGGTATCGCCGGTGACCAGGGAGTAGTGGTACGCCGGCCGGGTGATGAAGTCGTAGGAGAGGTCCGGTCCGGACTCCGAGGTTGCCTTGATGTCGTCGATGGTCAGGTTGAGTTCCTGGAAGGAGAACCCGCCCACCTTGCGGATCATGGACCCGATGAGCTGGTTGGCGGCCTCGGATAGCGGGTGGCCTTCAGACCAGCCGGGCTGTTCCTCCGCGCTCTTTTCCACGCCCAGGAAGCCGTTGGCGTCCAGGCGCAGCGCACCGGTGCCAAGGTCCACGAGCGAGTGCAGGGCATCGCCCACCACCAGCCGCATTCCCGCGAAGGTGGGGTCCAGCCAGTTGATGGAGGGCTGCCCGGCCTTGAAGTAGTGCAGGTAGACCCAGCGGCGGGTCTTGCCCGTGGTGTCCACGATGGGCCGGGTGACGCTCCAGTTGGTTTCCTTCACCCCGGGCTCGTAGAAGATCACGCGCTGCAGCCGGCCGATGATGTACCCGGCCTTCTGCAGCGCCTGCTCGGCGTCGGGGCTGAGGTTGACCGAGTCGGCACCCTCCGGAACGTCCGGGAGCAGGTTCCAGTCCTCCTCCGGGATGTCGATCATGTGGTAAATGCCGGGGTAGTCCCGGAAGTTCATTTCGGCGAGCCGGAAGTCGGCCCCCTTGCCGGTGTGGCCGGGGACGATGTCGTCGATGATGGTGCCCTCGTGCTCAGCAGCCACCTCGCACATCCTGCGGAACTCGTCCTCGGTGCCGAAAACCGGATCGATGGCCATGCTGATGCGGTCGAAGTGCCCGTCCACGCTGGGCGTGTGGGACCAGCCGCTGATGCCGCCGGCGAGTTTCACGGGTCCCGTGTGGATGCCCCGGATTCCGATCTCGCGGAACGCCTTCCACATCTCCGGGTCCCCCAGGGCGGAGAGGAACGACTGGCCGGTGGGGGTGATGAAGGACAACGGGTAGGCGGTAAACCACACGGAGGCGCGTTCGACGGCGGCACGCGGGTTTGGGTGCGCGTACGAGTTTTGCCACATGCTGGCCTGCCCGGACAGCTGGCGTGCCAGCGTGTTGGCGTCCCCGAGCATAGCCTGGTTGCGCAGCCATTCGACGTAGGCGGCGTTGCGCCCGTCGAACTCGAAGGACGGCTTGCTGCCTACGAACTGCCGCCTGCGTGCGATGGGACGCAGAGCCTTGGGGCGGGCCGCGAAGAACTGCTCGTCGAACGTGACCTCAAGGTCCGGTGACGGCTCCGCCGCGTCCTCTTCCACTTCCACGTTGGCCTCCACGGCCTCATCCGCTTCCGAAGTACGCTCGCTGGTGCCCGGCTCCCGCATAAGCTCCTCTTTCCGTTGCTCGTTTCCGTGCTGGCATGGATGCTCCAAGACCCCTTGCTCAGGGACAGGTACCCAGGTGAGCAGGGAGTATTCGGCGTTCCCTCTCCCGATGCTACTGCGCAGCGGGGCCGGCGGAAGGGACACCGGCGCGCCGCTCATCCCTAACCCGGTGAATCCCCCTTGTTTCCCCGCTATTCCCCACCAAGGCGGTTTGGGGTCGTATTCTTAGAGCAAAGGTTTTGCAGTGGGCCGACGCGCTGATAGCAGGGCTTGGAGCATGGCCGCTGATCCCACGGGGCAGGTTGGCTGGGGACCGCTTCCAGTTACCCCGGAGCCGGTTTTCGACAGCAAGGACGTTGAAGACTACCTCTGGGAAGTGACCCGCGATTTCATGGCGGGTATCAAAGGTGAGCGCCGCAGCATCAGCTGGGCAGCCACCCTCTTTCGCCTGGGCAAGGCACGCACCCTCGCGGCCAGCACCGAGCAGGCACGCGAAGCGGACCGGGAGCAATGCTCGTTCGCCGACGGGCCCGTGATGGAAGCCGTGCGCACCGGGGAATTCGTCCTGCTGTCGGACCTGAGCCGGGACCGGCGCTGGCCCGGGTATTCCAGCGCCGCGGCCGTCCACGGCGTGCAGTCCCTGCTCTCGGTCCCCATCCTCACCGAGGGCGCCACCAGTGCTGCCATCAATCTTTACGCGCCGTCTCCGCACACCTTCACCAGCGACGACCTGGTGCACAGTCAAAGCTATGCGCGCCAGGTGGCGCGGGCGCTGCGTGTTGTGGTCCGGGTGGCCGAGCGCGCGGAAGCAACGGCGGGTCTCGCCGTCGTCCAAAGCTCCCTGGTCCTGGTGGACCTTGCGGTGCGCAGCCTCATGAACGAATACGGACTCACCCGAGAGGGGGCGCTGCGGTTCCTGCAGACGCAGGCGCTGCACCACGAACTGGACCTCCGGGACGCGGCACTGAATGTGGTGGCCCCCAGCGGCATGGACCGCGGGGCCGGGCAGCCTTCGGGGCTGCGGCAGGAAACGTACGACGGCGTGTCGGAACTCCCGCGGCCGTCGGCGGCGGGGCGTGATTTTCCAACCGGAACGTCGCCCCGCAAGGACGCTGCGGCGGGGAAGGAACCCCCGTCCGCTGCAGAAGGGAGGACGGCATGACCATCGAGAAGCAGGAGCTGCGTTCGATTGAGGGAGGACCGGCCGGGCACCCCTGGCACCGGTTCGTCGCACTGGGGGACTCCTACACCGAAGGAATTGGCGACCCCGAACCGCACAGCCTGGGCGGCCTGCGGGGCTGGGCCGACCGGGTGGCGGAGGAACTGGCCGCCGGCCAGCCTGATTTCGCCTATGCCAACCTGGCCATCCGCGGCATGCTGCTGAGGCAGATCCTCGACGGGCAACTGGCGCCGGCCCTGGAACTCAAACCCGACCTGGTTGCAATGTCGGGCGGCGGCAACGATATCGTGTTCCGCCACGGCGACCCGGACAAGCTGGCGGAAAAGATCGATGAGGCTGTAGGCGTCCTGGCCGCAACGGGTGCCACGGTGCTGCTGTACGCCGGCCCCGACTGGGGGAATACTCCGGTCTTTGGCAAGATCCGCGGCCGCGTGGCGATCTACAACGAGCACCTGCACAGGATCGGGGCCCGGCACCACGCCATCATGGTTGACCTCTGGTGCCTGCCGGAGCTCCAGCACGCGCCGATGTGGGACCCGGACCGGCTGCACCTGTCCCCGCTGGGCCATCATTCCGTTGCCGTGGCCACCCTCAACGCCCTGGGCGTGGCACACGCGCTCAAGCCGCTCCAGCCGCGGCCGCTTCCGGCGCACGGGTGGACGCAGGCGCGGGCCGAGGACCTGGTGTGGGCGCGGCAGTATTTCGTGCCGTGGGTGCTGAAGCGGCTGCGTCCCCACCAGTCCGACGACTCCCTGGCAGCGAAGCGGCCGCTGCCCGGTCCGGTGTTCGGCCTTGGCCGTCCGGGTCCGTTCCCGCCGGGCCACCCCGTCGCGGGCCTGCCCACCGGCATGGCTGGGGGTCCCGCACCGGAAGGGCACGCGGCCTAGCTTCCATTCACCTGGCGTCACCAAAGCCGGAGCCGCTGGTCGTGACGCCCGCCTCTACCAGGCGGGCGTCACGACCTGCGGGCGTCCCGGGCCAGAGCCATGAGCGCAGGGAACCCCGCCACCACGGCGGGAACGGCCAGCAGAAGCCCGTATTCGGGTTGAAACGCTGAGAGTATCGCCGCTACGACGCTTGCAGCCAGGGCGGCGATGAGCGCAAGGGATAGCA
This window of the Pseudarthrobacter defluvii genome carries:
- the treS gene encoding maltose alpha-D-glucosyltransferase; translation: MREPGTSERTSEADEAVEANVEVEEDAAEPSPDLEVTFDEQFFAARPKALRPIARRRQFVGSKPSFEFDGRNAAYVEWLRNQAMLGDANTLARQLSGQASMWQNSYAHPNPRAAVERASVWFTAYPLSFITPTGQSFLSALGDPEMWKAFREIGIRGIHTGPVKLAGGISGWSHTPSVDGHFDRISMAIDPVFGTEDEFRRMCEVAAEHEGTIIDDIVPGHTGKGADFRLAEMNFRDYPGIYHMIDIPEEDWNLLPDVPEGADSVNLSPDAEQALQKAGYIIGRLQRVIFYEPGVKETNWSVTRPIVDTTGKTRRWVYLHYFKAGQPSINWLDPTFAGMRLVVGDALHSLVDLGTGALRLDANGFLGVEKSAEEQPGWSEGHPLSEAANQLIGSMIRKVGGFSFQELNLTIDDIKATSESGPDLSYDFITRPAYHYSLVTGDTEFLRLTLRLSREIGVDQASLVHALQNHDELTYELLHFAAGHRDEMFELNGEELTGAQLAEQIQQTLRDRLTGENAPYNAVFTTNGIACTSVSFIMAALGIQDPDAVTPEQEAQIRDVHLLLAMYNALQPGVFALSGWDLTGIMALDRGRVRELTSQGDTRWINRGAHDLMGTSPDATTSSAGMPRARSLYGPLPEQLKDPDSFARRLQRILAVREDNGIATGTLLDVPDVSNRGALVLVNRLKDGALQVTALNFSGQDIAGSIQSNELPSGANVRDLFSGETVGQVDDLHSFFLELPAYGGTALRLTEAPEAEA
- a CDS encoding GAF domain-containing protein, yielding MAADPTGQVGWGPLPVTPEPVFDSKDVEDYLWEVTRDFMAGIKGERRSISWAATLFRLGKARTLAASTEQAREADREQCSFADGPVMEAVRTGEFVLLSDLSRDRRWPGYSSAAAVHGVQSLLSVPILTEGATSAAINLYAPSPHTFTSDDLVHSQSYARQVARALRVVVRVAERAEATAGLAVVQSSLVLVDLAVRSLMNEYGLTREGALRFLQTQALHHELDLRDAALNVVAPSGMDRGAGQPSGLRQETYDGVSELPRPSAAGRDFPTGTSPRKDAAAGKEPPSAAEGRTA
- a CDS encoding SGNH/GDSL hydrolase family protein — translated: MTIEKQELRSIEGGPAGHPWHRFVALGDSYTEGIGDPEPHSLGGLRGWADRVAEELAAGQPDFAYANLAIRGMLLRQILDGQLAPALELKPDLVAMSGGGNDIVFRHGDPDKLAEKIDEAVGVLAATGATVLLYAGPDWGNTPVFGKIRGRVAIYNEHLHRIGARHHAIMVDLWCLPELQHAPMWDPDRLHLSPLGHHSVAVATLNALGVAHALKPLQPRPLPAHGWTQARAEDLVWARQYFVPWVLKRLRPHQSDDSLAAKRPLPGPVFGLGRPGPFPPGHPVAGLPTGMAGGPAPEGHAA